Proteins found in one Maridesulfovibrio sp. genomic segment:
- a CDS encoding S-layer homology domain-containing protein, protein MKKYLIFMSGLLLILSLAGCGKKVKPMSIEDNPAHHYLMGMELIDKGMPEKAFVRFERAVALDDEYAPAIAGKALVYAMRAESESDDKYSAVDAERAIDQFDKAVSEARRDRSQKFSVYVTGIRVYTHITTRGWLQRAEDLYADAKLMLKYVVEEDLPYYRQTEAVHYFMGEAYFKGGEFRKAEDVLGVVLSGSPGKWHDKANALYNRAQKILRAMSNYTLTDVAKKIAVKEEVDRADVAALLVDELHLDRLFAGRIPVPGNEMKAEFTPADIVGHMFEPEIMTVLKWHVRGLEPTYDEQTRAYLFHPKKPMNRKELAFVLEDVLIKLTGDEEMSTQHMGQKKSLYPDVEPTDAWYNAIVTVVNRNLMETDLSGAFRPDDNMDGADLILSLMRLRNIMNIY, encoded by the coding sequence ATGAAAAAATATTTAATATTTATGTCGGGCCTGCTTTTGATTCTCTCCCTTGCGGGATGCGGAAAGAAAGTAAAACCCATGTCCATAGAAGATAACCCGGCCCATCATTATTTAATGGGTATGGAGCTCATTGATAAGGGTATGCCCGAAAAGGCTTTTGTCCGTTTTGAGCGGGCCGTGGCTCTTGATGACGAGTACGCACCGGCTATTGCGGGGAAAGCCCTTGTTTACGCCATGCGTGCCGAATCCGAAAGTGATGATAAATACAGCGCTGTTGATGCCGAACGGGCTATTGACCAATTCGATAAAGCCGTATCCGAAGCACGGCGTGACCGGTCTCAGAAATTCAGCGTTTACGTAACCGGTATCCGGGTCTACACCCACATCACAACCCGTGGCTGGCTGCAGCGGGCCGAAGACCTTTATGCTGATGCCAAGCTTATGCTTAAGTATGTAGTTGAAGAAGATCTTCCCTATTATCGCCAGACCGAGGCTGTTCATTATTTTATGGGCGAGGCCTACTTCAAAGGCGGCGAATTCCGCAAGGCCGAGGATGTTCTCGGCGTGGTTTTGTCCGGTTCTCCGGGGAAATGGCATGATAAGGCTAATGCCTTGTATAACCGTGCTCAAAAAATCCTGCGGGCTATGAGCAATTATACCCTTACCGATGTCGCTAAAAAAATCGCGGTCAAGGAAGAGGTTGATCGCGCAGACGTTGCCGCGCTGTTGGTGGATGAACTTCATCTGGATAGACTCTTTGCCGGACGCATTCCCGTTCCCGGAAATGAAATGAAGGCTGAGTTCACACCTGCTGATATTGTGGGACATATGTTCGAGCCGGAAATTATGACTGTCCTCAAATGGCATGTCCGTGGTCTTGAACCCACCTATGATGAACAGACCCGTGCTTATCTTTTTCATCCCAAGAAGCCGATGAACCGTAAGGAACTGGCCTTCGTGCTGGAAGACGTGCTCATTAAGCTGACTGGTGATGAAGAAATGTCCACCCAGCATATGGGACAGAAAAAATCTCTCTATCCGGATGTTGAACCGACTGATGCATGGTACAACGCCATCGTCACTGTGGTTAACCGTAATCTGATGGAAACGGATCTTTCCGGAGCCTTTCGTCCAGATGACAATATGGATGGCGCGGATTTGATTCTTTCCCTTATGCGGTTGCGCAACATCATGAATATTTATTAA
- a CDS encoding YajQ family cyclic di-GMP-binding protein has protein sequence MPSFDIVSQIDAQEVDNAVNNVLKEVDTRYDFRGVNTEIELNKKTNTINVVTGDEMKMKAVRDMMITHFTRRKVDPRSLEFGKFEPTSNGQLKQEVKLKEGIDKDTAKKIVKMIKGTKIKVQASIQDEQVRVTGKKLDDLQSVISLVRDSDLDMPFQFVNMKK, from the coding sequence ATGCCGTCTTTTGATATTGTAAGCCAGATTGATGCTCAGGAAGTCGATAACGCCGTAAATAATGTGCTTAAGGAAGTTGATACCCGTTATGATTTTCGCGGGGTAAATACTGAGATAGAACTTAATAAAAAGACCAATACCATCAATGTTGTTACCGGCGATGAAATGAAAATGAAGGCCGTACGGGATATGATGATTACTCATTTTACCAGACGTAAAGTCGATCCCAGATCACTTGAATTCGGTAAATTCGAGCCGACCTCCAACGGGCAGCTGAAGCAGGAAGTAAAGCTGAAGGAAGGAATCGACAAGGATACCGCTAAGAAAATCGTGAAGATGATCAAGGGTACAAAAATTAAGGTTCAGGCGTCCATTCAGGATGAGCAGGTACGCGTTACCGGCAAAAAACTCGATGACCTGCAGTCCGTTATTTCACTGGTCAGAGATTCTGATCTGGATATGCCTTTCCAGTTCGTGAACATGAAGAAATAG
- a CDS encoding STAS domain-containing protein produces the protein MILSQKRVGDFVVLSVGDSRVDANNFTVLHEHVCALAEGGNCKLVLDLSSVLFMDSCGLAGLIPTAHEIAPGGCFMLTGLHPRLAQIFRLTGLDTLFDIYSSVDEALMT, from the coding sequence ATGATTTTGTCCCAGAAAAGGGTCGGGGACTTTGTCGTGTTAAGTGTCGGTGATAGTAGGGTCGATGCGAACAATTTTACTGTGTTGCATGAACATGTTTGCGCTTTGGCGGAAGGGGGAAATTGTAAATTGGTGCTTGACCTCTCCTCCGTACTTTTTATGGATTCCTGTGGACTTGCGGGGCTGATTCCTACAGCTCATGAAATAGCCCCCGGCGGTTGCTTTATGCTTACCGGTCTCCACCCGAGACTGGCACAGATCTTCCGGCTTACAGGTCTTGATACCCTTTTTGATATTTACTCCTCCGTTGATGAAGCCCTAATGACCTGA
- a CDS encoding YciI family protein — MYILNLSYIKPLENIDSLLEEHIKFLKKNYEAGIFIASGRKVPRTGGVILAKNISLNELEKIINEDPFKREKAAEYEIVHFIPTMMADGYELLKDDPE; from the coding sequence ATGTACATACTGAATTTAAGCTATATCAAACCGCTGGAAAATATTGATTCCCTTTTGGAAGAACATATTAAGTTTCTTAAAAAAAATTATGAAGCCGGGATTTTTATAGCCTCCGGTCGCAAAGTACCACGCACCGGAGGAGTTATTCTGGCTAAGAACATCTCGCTGAACGAGCTTGAAAAAATCATTAATGAAGATCCCTTCAAACGGGAAAAAGCAGCCGAATACGAGATTGTCCATTTCATCCCGACCATGATGGCGGACGGCTATGAACTTCTGAAGGATGATCCGGAATAA